The following are from one region of the Vitis riparia cultivar Riparia Gloire de Montpellier isolate 1030 chromosome 14, EGFV_Vit.rip_1.0, whole genome shotgun sequence genome:
- the LOC117930876 gene encoding probable inactive receptor kinase At1g48480, with the protein MKPFHFLLFFTFSSLILLPTGKSDLASERAALLVLRSAVGGRSLLWNVSQSTPCLWVGVKCQQNRVVELRLPGMGLSGQLPAGAIGNLTELHTLSLRFNALSGSVPPDLASCVNLRNLYLQGNFFSGDIPEFLFTLSNLIRLNLAGNNFSGEISSDFNKLTRLGTLYLNDNHLTGSIPKLNLNLQQFNVSNNQLDGSIPSKLSNFPATAFQGNSLCGGPLQSCPHKSKLSGGAIAGIIIGSVVAFVLILVVLILLCRKKSSKKTGSTDVAPVKHTETEMLGEKSVGDGDSTGMGYPIGGAAVLAAAATSKGSGDKRLVFFRNSNRIFDLEDLLRASAEVLGKGTFGTAYKASLDMEVERVVVAVKRLKDVSVSEKEFREKIEIAGAMDHENLVPLRAYYYSKDEKLIVYDYMPMGSLSALLHGNRGAGRTPLNWEARSGIALGAARGIAYIHSRGSASSHGNIKSSNILLTKSYEARVSDFGLAHLVGPTATPNRVAGYRAPEVTDARKVSQKADVYSFGVLLLELLTGKAPTHALLNEEGVDLPRWVQSVVREEWTAEVFDLELLRYQNVEEEMVQLLQLALDCAAQYPDKRPSMLDVTSRIEELCRSSSQHEQEPYHNIINDVHSVDSGAPVPSVVD; encoded by the exons ATGAAACCATTTCATTTTCTGCTCTTCTTCACGTTCTCGTCTCTGATTTTGCTACCCACTGGAAAATCAGATCTCGCCTCGGAGAGAGCCGCTCTTTTGGTGCTTCGTTCGGCCGTCGGCGGTCGATCTCTGCTCTGGAACGTTTCCCAGTCTACGCCTTGTTTATGGGTCGGAGTCAAGTGCCAGCAAAATCGAGTCGTCGAGTTGCGGCTCCCCGGGATGGGTCTTTCCGGCCAACTTCCCGCCGGCGCCATCGGAAACCTCACCGAACTTCACACCCTCTCTCTCCGCTTCAACGCCCTCTCCGGCTCGGTACCCCCGGACTTGGCCTCATGCGTCAACCTCCGAAACCTCTACTTGCAGGGAAACTTTTTCTCCGGTGACATTCCGGAGTTTTTGTTCACTCTCAGTAACCTTATTCGCCTTAACCTCGCCGGAAACAACTTCTCCGGCGAGATCTCTTCGGACTTTAATAAGCTCACCCGGTTGGGCACTCTGTATTTGAACGACAACCACCTCACCGGCTCGATCCCAAAGCTGAATTTGAATCTTCAACAGTTCAATGTTTCCAACAATCAGTTGGACGGCTCGATCCCCTCCAAACTCTCGAATTTTCCGGCGACGGCCTTCCAAGGCAACTCGCTCTGTGGAGGACCCCTTCAATCTTGCCCCCACAAGAGCAAATTATCCGGTGGAGCCATTGCCGGAATTATAATTGGATCCGTTGTCGCATTTGTCCTAATCCTCGTGGTTCTGATCCTTTTGTGTCGGAAAAAGAGTAGCAAAAAGACGGGCTCCACCGATGTTGCGCCGGTGAAGCACACTGAGACAGAAATGTTGGGCGAAAAATCGGTGGGAGATGGAGATAGCACAGGTATGGGGTACCCCATTGGTGGAGCAGCAGTGCTGGCTGCAGCAGCAACCTCTAAAGGTAGTGGGGATAAGAGATTGGTGTTTTTCCGGAATTCTAATAGGATTTTTGATTTGGAGGACTTGTTAAGGGCGTCTGCGGAGGTTTTGGGGAAGGGAACCTTCGGGACGGCATATAAAGCGTCATTGGATATGGAGGTGGAGCGGGTGGTTGTGGCAGTGAAAAGGCTCAAGGATGTGTCTGTATCCGAAAAGGAATTTAGGGAGAAGATCGAAATTGCAGGGGCAATGGATCATGAGAATTTGGTCCCACTCAGGGCTTACTACTATAGCAAGGATGAGAAGCTTATTGTATATGATTATATGCCAATGGGAAGCCTGTCTGCGCTTCTGCATG GGAACAGGGGGGCCGGCAGGACTCCACTAAATTGGGAAGCTAGGTCTGGCATTGCCCTTGGAGCCGCCCGAGGGATTGCCTATATCCACTCACGGGGCTCTGCAAGTTCCCATGGAAACATCAAGTCATCAAATATCCTTCTCACTAAGTCCTATGAAGCCCGCGTTTCTGACTTTGGCCTTGCTCATCTTGTTGGGCCCACTGCCACTCCTAACCGTGTTGCTGGCTATCGTGCGCCAGAGGTGACAGATGCTCGCAAAGTCTCTCAAAAAGCCGATGTGTACAGCTTTGGTGTATTGCTTTTAGAACTGCTTACAGGAAAGGCTCCCACACATGCCCTCTTAAACGAGGAAGGAGTAGACCTTCCAAGATGGGTTCAGTCTGTGGTTCGAGAAGAGTGGACAGCCGAGGTGTTTGACCTTGAGCTCCTCAGGTACCAGAACGTTGAGGAGGAGATGGTTCAGCTCTTACAGCTTGCCCTTGATTGTGCTGCCCAGTACCCTGACAAGCGCCCTTCCATGCTTGATGTGACCAGCCGTATTGAGGAACTGTGTCGTTCCAGCTCGCAGCATGAGCAAGAGCCATATCATAATATAATCAATGATGTTCATTCGGTGGACTCGGGTGCTCCAGTTCCATCAGTTGTAGATTGA